One part of the Vibrio hyugaensis genome encodes these proteins:
- a CDS encoding MliC family protein produces MIARHTKIALAFGGLLALGGCVSTVPQYKYQCHDGHQFAASFEQEKALIIVDNGREIELQQVRSASGAKYLSDDDMLVLHTKGDEAILIVNEISQSACHIVK; encoded by the coding sequence ATGATTGCTCGCCATACTAAAATCGCGCTGGCATTCGGTGGTTTGCTCGCACTAGGCGGCTGCGTTTCAACAGTGCCGCAGTACAAGTACCAATGTCATGATGGTCATCAATTCGCAGCCAGCTTTGAGCAGGAAAAAGCATTAATCATTGTTGATAACGGAAGAGAAATCGAACTACAACAAGTTCGTTCCGCTTCTGGCGCGAAATACTTATCTGACGACGATATGCTGGTACTGCACACAAAAGGCGACGAAGCGATTTTGATCGTTAACGAAATATCACAAAGTGCATGCCACATTGTGAAGTAA
- a CDS encoding ecotin family protein: MKAVWLAAGAIALSGCSTMNTANDVSRPSAEMFPEMKNMTKHVFYVDPASNEADKRVELVVGKMMETDCNRVSLGGAVTEHTLEGWGYTYYQVDSSAAGGISTLMACPEDMEKVETFVQMPTRDLYRYNSKLPVVVYAPADLDVDIRVWAPEE; encoded by the coding sequence ATGAAAGCAGTTTGGTTAGCCGCAGGTGCAATCGCATTGAGCGGGTGTTCGACAATGAACACCGCAAATGATGTTTCTCGCCCATCGGCAGAGATGTTTCCTGAAATGAAGAACATGACAAAGCATGTTTTCTATGTAGATCCAGCGAGTAATGAAGCAGATAAGCGTGTAGAACTTGTGGTTGGCAAAATGATGGAAACGGACTGTAACCGTGTTTCTCTGGGTGGCGCTGTGACTGAACATACATTGGAAGGTTGGGGTTACACATACTACCAAGTTGACTCTTCTGCGGCTGGTGGTATCTCAACGCTAATGGCATGTCCTGAAGACATGGAGAAGGTAGAGACATTCGTGCAAATGCCCACTCGAGACTTATACCGTTACAACAGTAAGCTACCTGTTGTTGTTTACGCGCCAGCAGACTTGGACGTAGATATCCGCGTTTGGGCACCTGAAGAATGA
- a CDS encoding LysE/ArgO family amino acid transporter, with protein sequence MTTYLAGFTLGISLILAIGAQNAFVLKQSIKQHHVFMVCFICALSDAILISLGVAGFGYLVKQFPLIETIARYAGAAFLTWYGISSLRSAFTQKHVMNPEGDASKSAWQTALICLAFTWLNPHVYLDTVVLLGSISTQYEPYKWQFAVGAVSASFVFFFSLGYGAKLLIPIFKHARSWQVLEFIIGFVMLALAISLLV encoded by the coding sequence ATGACCACCTATCTCGCCGGCTTTACGCTGGGCATATCGCTGATTCTTGCCATTGGTGCGCAAAACGCTTTTGTACTGAAGCAAAGCATTAAACAACATCATGTATTTATGGTGTGCTTTATTTGTGCACTATCGGACGCGATTTTGATTTCTCTTGGTGTGGCGGGTTTTGGCTACCTGGTCAAACAGTTTCCTTTGATTGAAACCATTGCACGTTATGCAGGTGCGGCGTTCCTAACTTGGTATGGCATCAGTAGTTTGCGCTCAGCATTCACACAAAAACACGTGATGAATCCGGAAGGAGACGCGTCGAAAAGCGCATGGCAAACCGCACTGATTTGCTTGGCGTTCACTTGGTTGAACCCACACGTTTACCTTGATACCGTTGTGTTATTGGGGTCGATCTCCACTCAATATGAGCCATATAAATGGCAATTTGCAGTGGGGGCAGTGTCGGCTTCCTTCGTGTTCTTTTTCAGTCTGGGCTATGGCGCTAAATTACTGATTCCTATTTTTAAGCATGCCCGTTCTTGGCAGGTTCTGGAGTTCATCATTGGCTTTGTCATGCTCGCACTGGCGATCAGTTTACTGGTTTAG
- a CDS encoding VOC family protein has translation MAHHSHPIEIKAIDHVVLRTDNLDAMLRFYRDLLGCPIERELPDLGLTQLRAGTAIIDLVTVDSELGKLGGKSPSQDGRNVDHFCLQIAPFEEFELLEYLRQHDVHVEGFAERYGAQGFGRSVYLEDPEGNVVELKPQK, from the coding sequence ATGGCACACCACAGCCACCCAATTGAAATTAAAGCCATCGACCACGTAGTACTGAGAACGGATAATCTCGACGCGATGTTGCGTTTCTATCGAGATCTATTGGGATGCCCTATTGAACGTGAATTACCAGATTTAGGCTTAACTCAACTGCGTGCTGGCACAGCAATCATTGATTTGGTTACGGTCGATAGCGAACTCGGTAAACTGGGCGGCAAATCGCCAAGCCAAGACGGTCGTAATGTCGACCATTTCTGTCTGCAAATTGCCCCTTTTGAGGAGTTTGAATTACTCGAATACCTTCGCCAACATGACGTCCACGTTGAAGGATTCGCCGAGCGATATGGCGCACAGGGCTTTGGTCGCTCTGTGTATTTAGAAGATCCAGAAGGCAATGTGGTCGAGCTTAAACCACAGAAATAA
- a CDS encoding TIGR03643 family protein: MTLSDDALSRIIEMAWEDRTPFEAIEHQFGLNENGVISLMRRHLKPRSFKLWRQRVSGRNTKHFKLRSPDVNRGYCPTQYKQR; this comes from the coding sequence ATGACCCTCAGCGACGACGCACTATCCAGAATCATAGAAATGGCATGGGAAGACCGAACCCCGTTTGAAGCGATTGAGCATCAATTCGGTCTGAACGAAAATGGCGTTATCAGCTTGATGCGTCGCCACCTCAAACCTCGCAGTTTCAAGCTTTGGCGACAACGTGTATCTGGGCGCAACACCAAGCACTTTAAACTGCGTTCACCAGACGTGAACAGAGGCTATTGCCCAACGCAGTACAAACAACGTTGA